From the genome of Fusobacterium sp. FSA-380-WT-3A:
TACACTTTCACTATCTAAATCATTAGCATACCATTTTTCATCCATAAAAATATTTAAATTTAATTTTTTTTCTTCAATATATTCAAATAATTTTATAGCTATATTTTCAGGTAATAATTTATTTTCTAAAATCTCTCCTGAAACTGTGTCTATTATTTTTCCACCATTATAACAAATTGCTGTCATTGGTATTCCAAGTCTATCTATTATTTTTGTAGTAGAAGCATAAGGTCTCCCTGTAACAATTAAAATTTCTATTCCTTTTTTATAAAGTTTTCTTAATATATTAACACTTCTATCTGTAACTTCTTTTTTATCATTTAACAATGTTCCATCTAAATCTAAAGCAATAGCTTTTATCATTATTCCACCTCACAAATATTAGCTTTGCATCTTTCTCTCATTTTTATAAGATTTTTTATTTTAAATCTATAGCAAATAAACAATGTTATAGCTTCTAAATTCCATTGTAGTACTGTTATCCACCAGAAATAAGTTATTGGTTTTCTATTTAGATACAAGAAATAATACATAAGAGGAAGTCTTATTAACCAATTACAGACAAAACTTACTTTAAATGGAGTTTTAGAATCTCCCATCCCTTTAAAAGCTCCAGAAAAAGTCATTCCTAATGAAGTACCTATTTGTTGAAAACAACCTATTTGTAAACAAAGAGCCCCTAATTTTATTACTTCTATTTCATCACTTTTTATAAATAATTTTATTATATCTTTTGAAAAAAAGAAAAATATAATTCCAAAAGTTCCCATTATAATCCCTGATAAAATTGCTGTAGTATTTATATATTTTTTGGCTTTTACAAAATCTCCATCTCCAACACAATACCCTGTTAAAGCTGTACAAGCTAAAGAAAATCCCCAACCAGGCATAAAACTTATGCTTTCTATGGTAACTGAAATTTGATTTGCTGAAAAGGCTAAACTTCCTAAAGACATAACTATAACAACACCCATTAATTTTCCAATACTAAAAGAACCTTCTTGTAAAGAAGCTGGTATAGAAAATCTAAGAATTTCTTTAAGAATTTTTTTATCCACTTTTGAGAAAAATTTTAATTTTATAGGAAGTTTTTTTAATCTAAAAAATAAGAAAGTAAAACATGATATTCCAGCAGTAGAAGTAGCTATAGCTGCTCCTTTTACTCCTAATTCTGGTAAACCAAACTTTCCATAAATTAATAAATAATCAAGAACTAAATTTACACAATTTACTATCATAGCTCCATAAAGAGGAGTTCTTGTATCCTTACATCCTCTATATATTCCACTAAATAGATTTCCTAACATAGTAAAAAACATTCCAACTGAACAAATTCTTATATAAGAACTTGCCATTCCTATTATTTCTTTTTCAGCTCCTAAAAAATTTAAAATATTTCTTGCAAAAATAAAATATGTAGAAGAAACTGTTAAAGCTATAATAAATCCTATATTAAACCCTTGATTAGCAAACTTTATAGTTTTTTTCTCATCTTTAGCTCCAAGACCTCTAGCTATAATAGAAGTCATAGATACTGACAGTCCCATCCCTATAAGAGTATTCATTACAGTATACATAATTTCTGATGAAAATCCTACAGCTGCTACTGAATATTTCCCTCCATAATGTCCCACCATCATAGTATCAAATACCCAAACCAACATATAAAGTATCATCTCTCCAACAGCTGGAAGAGCCAACTTTAAAATTTCTTTTACATATCTTAAATAATCTTTCACTTTTATCCCCTCAATAATATAATTATCATAAAATTATAACATGAAAAAATAAATAAATCTATAAGTTATAAATTTATTTTCTTTAATTTTTATGCTATAATATTTTGAACTTATATAAAATTATAGGAGGAAAAATGTTGTTGCATGAAAATGAAGTTATTAATAATCTTCTAAATAAAAATCTAAAAATTATTCAAAGAAATGACTATTTCAATTTTTCTTTAGATTCTCTTTTAATCTCAAATTTTATTTCTCTAGGAAAGGGAGTTAATAAAGTTGTTGATTTAGGTACAGGTAATGGAGCTATTCCTCTTTTTCTTTCTGAAAGAACTAAAGCTAAAATAAAGGGGCTTGAGATTCAAGAAGTTTCAGCAAATCTTGCTAAAAGAAATGTTCAATTAAATAATTTAGAAGAACAAATTGAGATTATTAATGATGATATGAAAAATTGGAAAAAATATTTTAATCATGGTTCTCAAGATGCTGTTATAACAAATCCTCCATTTTTTAAATTTAATGGAAATCCTGAATTTTTAAATGACCTTGACCAACTTACTTTTGCTCGTCATGAAATAACTATAACTTTAGAAGAAATTATACAAATTGCCTCTTGCTTACTTAAAGATAAAGGATATTTTACTATGGTCCATAGACCAGATAGAATGTTAGAAATTTTAGATTTAATGAGAAAATATGGAATTTCTCCAAAAAAACTTAGATTTTGTCATACAAAATTAGATAAACAAGCTAAGATTTTATTAATAGAAGGAATAAAATTTGGAAAAGATTCTATGACAATATTACCTCCTTTAGTTGCTCATGATGAAGATGGGAATTATTCTCAAGAAGTTCTAAAAATGTTTGAACCAATTAATAATAAATAATAAAAAAACTGCTGTAAACTATTTTATTTTTAGTTTACAACAGTTTATTTTTTATCTTATTTTTATAAAACTAGGATTCATTTTTTCAAATGATGTTATATATTTTACATCTAATTTTTCTAACATTTCATAGGCTATTTTAAAATCTTTTGTAATATACTCTTTTTGATGTGAGTCAGAACCTATTGTTAATATCTCTCCACCTAATTCAAAATATCTTTTTAAAATTGGAAAATCTGGATAAACTCTATCTTCTCCATATCTAAATCCTGAGGTATTAATCTCTATCCCTTTTCCTCTAGAAATAATCTCTTTTAATATTTCATCTATAACTTCCATATGTTTTCCTATATCCATTCCTCTAAACTTAGGTCCACCATATCTTGTTATAAAGTCTATATGCCCATAAACACAATAGTTTTGAAATTTTTTTACATTCTCTAAAACAGTTTTAAAATAAAATTCTTGCATTTCATCTCTAGTTTTTCCAGCTTGTAGTATTCCAAAAGCTAAGTCAATACTGTTTATTCCATGTGTCGAAGCTATTACAAAATCTAAAGGATATTTGGATATTTTTTCGTTATAAAAATCTAAAGTATGTGGTTGTATTCCAGCTTCTATACCAAATTTTATTTTTATTTTATCTTTATATATCTCTTTTAATTTTAAAATTTCTTTTGCATATTCATCTAAATTAATATTCCAAGCACTACTCAAATCTTCCATTCCATGTTCTAAATGGTCTGTTATTGCTATCTCTTCCAATCCTAATTCTGTAGATTTTTCTATAATTTTTATTAAATCTTCATTTGAATCTCCTGAAAATCTACTATGAATATGATAATCACTATAAAACATTTTTTCTCCTAATTTTATTTTTTATAATTCATTATAATATAAGTTTTCTGTTGGGAAAACCATATCACAAGTAACATCAATACCTAATTTTCTTAAAAGTTGTTCATCTACTTTTCCTAGAATTATTGTAGAATGGGCTTGAGAACCTTTTAAGTTATTTAATTGGTCTATTGCTTTTTTAGCTCTCTCATCTGTCACAGCACAAATACTTAAAGCAATTAAAACTTCTTCACAATTAAGAGTTGGCTTTTTACTTCCAAAGTTCTTAATTTTTAAATTCATTATAGGCTCTAAAGTTTCTTGAGATAATAAATGAACTTCATCTTCTAAGCCAGCTAAATGTTTTATAGAATTTAATAGAGCTGAAGCTGCTGCACACATAGTTGTAGAACCTTTTCCTGTAATTATTGTACCATCATCTAATTGGATAGCCACAGCTGAAGAACTAGCTTCTTTATCTATTTTTTTAATTTTTTCAAGACGTTTTCTAGCTGCTACTAAAACTTCTCTATCCTCTTCTTTTAATTGTAATCCTTCCATTATCATTCTAGCTCTTTGGAAAGTTTCTTGGTCAATATATCCTTTTTTATATTCACAACCAGCATTTAAATATCTTCTTATAATTTCTTGTTCAGAAGCTTTTCTTACTACTTCATCATCGATTATTCCATATCCTACTCTATTAACTCCCATATCTGTTGGAGATTTATATTCAGATGGATTTCCTGTTATTCTTTCAATTATTCTTTTTAAAACAGGAAATGCTTCAATATCTCTATTATAGTTTACAGCAGTAAGTCCATAACTTTCTAAGTGGAATGGGTCTATCATATTTACATCTTTTAAATCAACAGTTGCTGCTTCATAAGCTATGTTTAAAGGATGTTTTAAAGGTACATTCCAAACAGGGAAAGTTTCAAATTTTGAATATCCTGCTTTTATTCCTTTTTTTCCTTCATGATATAATTGATTTAAACAAGTAGCTAATTTTCCACTTCCAGGTCCTGGAGCTGTAACAACTACTATTGGTTTAGTTGTTTCTATATAAGGATTTTTCCCATATCCTTCCTCACTAACTATCGTATCTACATCTGTAGGATAACCTTTTGTTGTTCTGTGTTTATAAACTTTTATTCCTCTATGTTCTAATTTATTTATAAATACTTTTGTAGCTGGTTGGTCTTCAAATCTTGTAATAACAACACTATTAACTTCTAATTCATAATCTCTTAAATCATCTATTAACTTTAGCACATCCATATCGTAAGTGATACCAAAGTCTCCTCTTATTTTATTTCTTTCAATATCACCAGCATAAACACATATAATAACTTCTACTTTTTCTTTTAATCTCTGTAATAATTTAATTTTAGCATTTTCATCAAACCCAGGTAAAACTCTTTTTGCATGTAAATCGAAGAAAAGTTTTCCTCCAAATTCCAAATATAACTTATCATAATTATTAACTCTCTCTAGTATAAATTTAGATTGTTCCTCAAGGTATTTATTATGATCAAATCCTATTTTCATAAATGCCTCCTAATTAATAAATTTTTAACAACTATCTATTCTACCATATTTTCAAAAAAATTCCAAAATATATTTTTATTTTATTAAAATTTTTACTTTATTTTTCTATAAAAAATAAAATATCTTTATATCTAATCAAAAATTATTTATTTGAAGCATTTTTCTTTTTTATTCTATTCCCATACTTTCTTTTTTTAGATTTTTCATCTATTTTATTTGAAATAGAAACATCTCTTTTATTTTTCATTCCTTTTTTTATTTTTGTTTTTTCTTTCATTACAGAAAATCCAAAAGTTCCTAAAACTTTTTTAGACATTGGAAAATATTCTCCATGACAATAATTAATAAGTTCTGCATTTTCAAAATGAATTTTTCCATTTTCATCTAATAAATTTTCATCAACATGCGAACCTACTACTTCAGCTAAAAATAAATCATGAGTTCCTAATGAAATTATATCTTTTACTTTACATTCAATATTAATTGGACACTCTTCAATATATGAACAATCAACATTATCACTAGGTATCATAGTAAATCCCATCTCTTTAATTTTGTCATTTGTTCTTCCTGAACGAACTCCACAAAAATCTACTTTTTCTGTAAGTTTTTTTGGTGGTAAGTTAACGGTAAATACCATAGTTTCTTTTATATACTCATAAGATAATCTTTCTGGTCTTATTGATATTGAAAGCATGGGAGGTTTTGTACAAACTGTCCCTGTCCATGCTACTGTAAAAACATTTTCTTTTCCTTCTGAATTTTTACTACTAATCAATACTACTGGTACAGGATTTAAAATAACACTCCCTTTAAAAC
Proteins encoded in this window:
- a CDS encoding tRNA1(Val) (adenine(37)-N6)-methyltransferase, with amino-acid sequence MLLHENEVINNLLNKNLKIIQRNDYFNFSLDSLLISNFISLGKGVNKVVDLGTGNGAIPLFLSERTKAKIKGLEIQEVSANLAKRNVQLNNLEEQIEIINDDMKNWKKYFNHGSQDAVITNPPFFKFNGNPEFLNDLDQLTFARHEITITLEEIIQIASCLLKDKGYFTMVHRPDRMLEILDLMRKYGISPKKLRFCHTKLDKQAKILLIEGIKFGKDSMTILPPLVAHDEDGNYSQEVLKMFEPINNK
- a CDS encoding MATE family efflux transporter, whose protein sequence is MKDYLRYVKEILKLALPAVGEMILYMLVWVFDTMMVGHYGGKYSVAAVGFSSEIMYTVMNTLIGMGLSVSMTSIIARGLGAKDEKKTIKFANQGFNIGFIIALTVSSTYFIFARNILNFLGAEKEIIGMASSYIRICSVGMFFTMLGNLFSGIYRGCKDTRTPLYGAMIVNCVNLVLDYLLIYGKFGLPELGVKGAAIATSTAGISCFTFLFFRLKKLPIKLKFFSKVDKKILKEILRFSIPASLQEGSFSIGKLMGVVIVMSLGSLAFSANQISVTIESISFMPGWGFSLACTALTGYCVGDGDFVKAKKYINTTAILSGIIMGTFGIIFFFFSKDIIKLFIKSDEIEVIKLGALCLQIGCFQQIGTSLGMTFSGAFKGMGDSKTPFKVSFVCNWLIRLPLMYYFLYLNRKPITYFWWITVLQWNLEAITLFICYRFKIKNLIKMRERCKANICEVE
- a CDS encoding flavin reductase family protein, which encodes MKKIGFKGSVILNPVPVVLISSKNSEGKENVFTVAWTGTVCTKPPMLSISIRPERLSYEYIKETMVFTVNLPPKKLTEKVDFCGVRSGRTNDKIKEMGFTMIPSDNVDCSYIEECPINIECKVKDIISLGTHDLFLAEVVGSHVDENLLDENGKIHFENAELINYCHGEYFPMSKKVLGTFGFSVMKEKTKIKKGMKNKRDVSISNKIDEKSKKRKYGNRIKKKNASNK
- a CDS encoding histidinol-phosphatase HisJ family protein — translated: MFYSDYHIHSRFSGDSNEDLIKIIEKSTELGLEEIAITDHLEHGMEDLSSAWNINLDEYAKEILKLKEIYKDKIKIKFGIEAGIQPHTLDFYNEKISKYPLDFVIASTHGINSIDLAFGILQAGKTRDEMQEFYFKTVLENVKKFQNYCVYGHIDFITRYGGPKFRGMDIGKHMEVIDEILKEIISRGKGIEINTSGFRYGEDRVYPDFPILKRYFELGGEILTIGSDSHQKEYITKDFKIAYEMLEKLDVKYITSFEKMNPSFIKIR
- a CDS encoding DUF1846 domain-containing protein, which translates into the protein MKIGFDHNKYLEEQSKFILERVNNYDKLYLEFGGKLFFDLHAKRVLPGFDENAKIKLLQRLKEKVEVIICVYAGDIERNKIRGDFGITYDMDVLKLIDDLRDYELEVNSVVITRFEDQPATKVFINKLEHRGIKVYKHRTTKGYPTDVDTIVSEEGYGKNPYIETTKPIVVVTAPGPGSGKLATCLNQLYHEGKKGIKAGYSKFETFPVWNVPLKHPLNIAYEAATVDLKDVNMIDPFHLESYGLTAVNYNRDIEAFPVLKRIIERITGNPSEYKSPTDMGVNRVGYGIIDDEVVRKASEQEIIRRYLNAGCEYKKGYIDQETFQRARMIMEGLQLKEEDREVLVAARKRLEKIKKIDKEASSSAVAIQLDDGTIITGKGSTTMCAAASALLNSIKHLAGLEDEVHLLSQETLEPIMNLKIKNFGSKKPTLNCEEVLIALSICAVTDERAKKAIDQLNNLKGSQAHSTIILGKVDEQLLRKLGIDVTCDMVFPTENLYYNEL